The stretch of DNA gaggtgcttaccatagttagagtctcttctacccttaccaagaggaaagtagctactgagcaattgcagtgcagtagttaaccccttgggtgaagaagaattatttggtaatctcagtgttgtcaggtgtatgaggacagaggagaatctgtaaagaataggccagactattcggtgtctgtgtaggcaaagggaaaaaaccgtaaacagagagaagaatccaatgtagtactgtctggccagtcaaaggaccccataactctctagcggtagtatctcaatgtttCACCTAAGAACTGCACCAGGCTATCATTCTGAGGTATATCTGTAATGCCAGCTAGCTTTTTTATTTTGTCTTACGTAAAGACACTTGAACTAAAAACAATAATGGGAGAATACCGAACGTGCATTAGCTAAACTACTATAATAAAATGCTCCTTTAAACTTAAATCCCTGAAGTATCAAGTGAATCCTCGTGCCCTTGGGTAGGGCAAATCgatggaaaatctataaataaaaagtGCAATACATTTTTATCTATGAACAACTGCAGATTTCACACGAGTAGTTGAAACCGCTCAGTGTTACCAGATTCAAAACTTTCTGCTGCTAAGAAACTAACCTCTTTTCGCTATCACACCAGAAGAAGCCTAGATCATCCCCCCATTAAAGTGTATATAAGACCTGAAACCTGGGTTTAAATCTTTGCTTTTACCGCCATCTTACGACCTGAGCTATCATTCCCAACTCGCCATGTTCAACCCGAGATTGGCTTTCCTCTTGGGTAAGTTCCACCATGGTGGTGTGACGAAAATTATTCCAATAGAAAACCTAAAATTAAATCAATCTTTTTACGTAGACGTTTCATACACCGAGATAATTCGGATTTCTATTAAAATAGTCGATGTATTTTCCAATAAGAAAAACAATCTTTAAGAACATTGTATTAAATGATGTTTAGGACTTATTTTTCATAGTACAATTGCTTTTTTAGTTTTGTTTAATTTTCAATTAAACATGTGCTATATCTTCAATCATCATTGTATTTAGTATCGCCATACTTATTTTTCTGTAAATGTAGTTTTTTTGTACGAAGTTTCAGAAATTGTATAAACCTCTCTCGTTTTCTATATTATTAACAGAGGCCTAAGAAAAACTTCTCTATCCACAGAGCTATCTAtcaattcataaatattttttcaagACTAATATTATTCTATACCCCAAAATATTAAAGGATGACTTGCAAAAACTTTATTCTCGGTAGTTATTGAAATAACAAATCAAGTCATTTACagcaagttattttttattttgttaatccaTTTTTTCAGCCTTCGCCGTTAACTTGGGGTCTTCCACTCCATTGGAGCTGCTGGATACAAATGGTGAGTTTTGAAAACAGTTTTTTAATAACATATTTGTTTGCGCAGTAACCTAATGTTCACTTTGTTACGATTTCTTCTTTTGCAAAAGAATGTAAGGGCCAAGTAAAACTTTtgggttgtttttattatttgtttatgaaaGTTCAAGGAGAATTatatacagaacacacacacacatacacacacacacacacatatatatatatatatatatatatatatatatatatatatatatatatatatatatataaagtatatgtatgtgaatatctcactcacacacacattcatatatatatatatatatatatatacatatatatatatatatatatatgtatatatatgtgtgtgtgtgtactatatatatatatatatatatatatatatatatatatatatataagtgtgtgtgtgttcgcgtgtcTGTGTACGCACGAGAGTACATTCTCATTCTATTTTTCAGATTTGCACGATTTCTTAGAGGGGGTGGCTCCATAAGGTGTTACTCCTCTTTATTTAACCAGTGAATTAACTAAGGTAGAACGTAGACAATTAAATGTTTAGGTCAGGAAACGCCCAGTGCATttttcaccctcccccccccccaacaaataaTCTAGACTCGCTGAAGAAGGGAGTTTGTAAAGTCATTCATCTGAATGAACGAACACTCTGAACGTTACAGGGTGCTCTTAACTACCTCTAAGAACAAGAGCCGGTTCTGGCATAAGGGCCGCTTAATCTATATACCAACGCCAACAGCATTCTCTGAAAACCAGTTCTTACATCTATTCCAGCATCTTGTGGTGATCCTTTCGTTAGCGTCGGAGGCCATTGCTTGCACTTCAGCACCGAAGCTGGGACATGGGATGAGATGAGGTCGTACTGTCAAAACTTGGGGGGAGACATGGTGAAGATAGACGATGCTAACCTGATTTACGATATAGAAGAACACGTGGAGACTCAGGGTAACATTACACGTCATCTACTGTTGTCTTCATTTGTGAAATTCTTCAGCAAGCAATGGAAACTGTCaataatattgttttcatttacgCAAATAATCTACTGACACATTTATCATTTATTTCGTCGTAGGTATTCCAGAGAGTTATTTCTATATCGGAGGCTCTGACCGCGACCATGCGGGAGAATGGAGATGGACAGACGGATCCAATGTCAAGATGGGCTCTCCTTTCTGGGGCTTCAACTGCAGTCCTGATGAATTCACGCGAGAGCCTACAAACCTTGATAATGAAGACTGTATGTACATCAGCAAAGGAGGCTATTTTCTCTTCCACGATTGTTACTGTACGGAGAAATACTCTGTCATCTGTGAGCAGTAGCGATGTCTTGCAGAAAGGAGAAATTTCAAATTGACAGTCAACAAAAAACGTAATAAAATCATACGACAGATTTATAGTTATTGCTCCTTACtagatattttttatattgctCCATGCAAGTATCATGAGAAATCTTCCTATGACCCTTGCTATTATAACACCATTTCATCCTTAAAACTATTTCATTCTTCGACCCGTTATTaaggaattttattttataaatatctcgatagaaatattattcaaaatgttAACACGAACAATAAAAGACAATAATATCAACCATATGATGTATTTCCTTTTGTGTGCACAGCTGTGTTAAGaacttttatattttgctttaatttGCAATATTATGCATTCAAATCCGTATGATTTTGCAGGTTATGAAAATACAAATGCGTGTGATGAGACCTGTAAGCTTTTCAAAAATTCAATTGCTAATAATCCCGTTTTCTTTACAACATTGAATAAGTCAAATTATTGTACCTGCTGCGTATAAGTGCTCTACTCTAAActctggttgtatatatatatatatatatatatatatatatatatatatatatatatatatatatatatatatatatatacagtatatatatatatatatatatatatatatatatatatatatatgtgtgtgtgtgtgtgtgtgtgggcctgGTC from Palaemon carinicauda isolate YSFRI2023 chromosome 44, ASM3689809v2, whole genome shotgun sequence encodes:
- the LOC137634515 gene encoding C-type lectin domain family 17, member A-like → MFNPRLAFLLAFAVNLGSSTPLELLDTNASCGDPFVSVGGHCLHFSTEAGTWDEMRSYCQNLGGDMVKIDDANLIYDIEEHVETQGIPESYFYIGGSDRDHAGEWRWTDGSNVKMGSPFWGFNCSPDEFTREPTNLDNEDCMYISKGGYFLFHDCYCTEKYSVICEQ